A single genomic interval of Penaeus vannamei isolate JL-2024 chromosome 21, ASM4276789v1, whole genome shotgun sequence harbors:
- the LOC138865508 gene encoding uncharacterized protein, with protein sequence MKQHAWTRCFGFHLCFISQVMLATSLARTGRKLHRHEDRLSNINICCLTGEFAGSPHGEDAHGSRGRGASVQDLQRENGAPRYEGEREAAYGPSGRRAGSRVVGAKDTRPLGVLGIPRLQNSGPSAGVFEVEDLLNVSVLRVLPGGEYQGNLEQEPQSKGFRRSRRRRKPRHFRRRRLPNQGRRIRHLPRRLRRRRQQREGRHHRHHKRNKPHSCQSHHGESAHHPHYRFQNDDRFHHHHHHYHDDHIYYHHHHNHDDHSSQNRHHHYHDDHIYYHHNHDDHSSQNRHHHYHDDHIYYHHNHDDHSSQNRHHHYHDDRSSHYHHHHEDYYSSYDLHDHTSNHPLQASHLGVPNAQEFLSSLLMTEARRRPPAGGRLREDTSELIRVLWMSSRKRTPEGPVGWREPCDSHGGGLEFVASAVAEFDLHFHAFILDHREDHEHHLPTIHLLPKNPAQHTAHLRSHYVYFALSTLTRKFYHP encoded by the exons GCTACATCGCCATGAGGACCGTCTCTCCAACATCAACATATGCTGCTTAACGGGAGAGTTCGCGGGGAGTCCTCATGGCGAAGATGCACATGGATCCCGTGGAAGAGGGGCGTCTGTTCAGGACTTGCAGAGGGAAAACGGAGCGCCACGTTACGAAGGGGAACGTGAGGCAGCGTACGGTCCTTCTGGGAGGCGGGCTGGGAGTCGGGTCGTTGGGGCTAAGGATACGAGACCTCTTGGAGTCCTAGGCATCCCGAGGCTCCAGAATTCGGGTCCTTCAGCAGGAGTCTTCGAGGTCGAGGATCTCCTCAACGTATCGGTCCTTCGAGTGCTTCCTGGTGGCGAGTATCAAGGAAACCTCGAGCAAGAACCCCAGTCCAAAGGTTTCCGAAGGTCGCGCAGACGTCGGAAACCACGTCACTTCCGTCGGCGTCGCTTGCCGAATCAAGGCCGTCGGATCCGACACCTTCCTCGTCGGCTGAGGCGCCGTCGTCAACAGCGCGAAGGtcgtcaccatcgtcaccataagAGGAATAAACCCCATTCATGCCAAAGTCATCACGGAGAGAGTGCCCACCATCCACACTATCGTTTCCAAAATGACGACCgtttccaccatcaccatcaccactaccacgacGACCATAtctattaccaccatcaccacaaccacgacGACCACAGCTCCCAAAAccgtcatcaccactaccacgacGACCACATCTATTACCACCACAACCACGACGACCACAGCTCCCAAAAccgtcatcaccactaccacgacGACCACATCTATTACCACCACAACCACGACGACCACAGCTCCCAAAAccgtcatcaccactaccacgacGACCGCAGctcccattaccaccaccaccatgaagACTACTACAGCTCCTACGACCTCCACGACCACACTTCCAACCACCCCCTCCAAGCGAGCCACTTAGGTGTCCCAAACGCACAGGAATTCCTATCGTCCTTGCTCATGACGGAGGCAAGACGGAGGCCTCCTGCCGGGGGTCGCCTTCGGGAGGACACGAGCGAGCTGATAAGGGTCCTTTGGATGTCGAGTCGCAAGAGAACCCCGGAAGGACCCGTAGGATGGAGGGAACCCTGCGACAGCCACGGAGGAGGTCTTG AGTTTGTAGCGTCCGCTGTGGCCGAATTCGATCTTCACTTTCATGCCTTTATTCTAGATCACAGAGAAGATCATGAACa CCATTTACCAACTATCCACCTGCTGCCGAAAAACCCTGCGCAACATACAGCACATTTGAGGTCACATTACGTCTACTTTGCGTTATCAACATTAACAAGGAAATTCTACCATCCATAA